The DNA sequence GAATGGCTGAAAATAAACTTCATTGTAAATTCTATGAAAAACTCAAAAAGAGTAATAAGCTTGACCATGAAGATATAAAACTATTGATGAATATTGTTAGAAAGGAGCTTAGTTTTCTCATAAAGCATAATATACCACCTGTTCCTAAAAATTATGAGAAATGGTTTTATATTTTCTGTGCCCTTGCAGAGAGCCACAAAGAACTTGACGACCTTGAAATTATAGGCATTTATAAAGATACTTACGATGATGATTACAAAAAGATAGATACATCTTCAGAGGAAGGAATTTCTGAAAATATTGCAAATAAACTTAGAGATGTTGCAGAAAAATTTGATGAAACTCTAAAAGAAGTAATAAACAATATTGATGACTATCAGGATAAACTTGACTCCCACGCAGATAAATTGGAGCAAACCAAAGAAAGAGTTACCCTTGAAAATATCAATGAAGCTGTAATGGAAATATTAGATGAATTAAAACAACTCCGTGCTGAAAATTCAAAATTAAAAAATGAACTGAAAGCCTATCACTCAGAAGTCATTTCCCTTAAAGAAGAACTTTCTGTAGCAAAAAAAGAAGCAAGTATAGATTTCTTAACAGGTCTCGTAAATAGAAGAAGATTTGAAAGGGCGTTAGAGGACGCAATAAGAGACAGAAAAAAAAGAGGATATCCTTCTGCACTAATATTTGTGGATATAGATAATTTTAAACAAATAAACGATAAATACGGACATATTAATGGAGATTTAGTTTTAAAAGAGCTGGCAACAATTTTTAGATTTTATTTGAGAGCAAATACTGTTATAGGAAGACTGGGGGGAGAGGAATTTGCAATTCTCCTTCCCGGAACAGAGCTTGATGATGCTGTAAAGGTTGCAGAACGGCTTAGAAAAATAATAGAAAATAGAGAAATAAAAATAAATCACGGAGAAACCAAAAAAATTAAAATTACAGCAAGTTTTGGTGTTACAGATGTGAGACCTGATGATACAGTTGAGATATTGCTTAATAGGGCAGATGAAGCCATGTATGAAGCAAAAAAATCAGGTAAAAACCAAGTTAAAGTAAAATGAAAATTCTTCTTACAGGAAGCACAGGCTTTGTTGGAAGTTATATCCTTGATTCCCTTGAAGGAAGATATGAGTTAATTCTTCCTGTTAGAAACAGGGAAAAGGTAAAAAAAGGAATTCCTAATGCAACTATTATTCAATTTGAGGAACCTCTATCCCAGATTGTAATTGAATATCAGCCTGATATAGTAATTAACACCCTTGGTATATTAATAGAAAATAAAAAGGTTACTTTTGAAAAAGTTCATGTTGAATATGTCAGACAGCTTGTTGAGGGTTCAGTAAAAAGTTCGGTAAAAAAATTTATTCATATATCGGCTCTCGGTGCAGATAAAAATTCAAAAAGCAGATATGCCCAAACAAAAGCGGAAGCTGAAGAGATAATAATAAATTCAGGATTAAACTATCTTATCTTAAGACCTTCAATAATTCTTGGTAAAGGTCAAAAACTATTTGATGATTTAAGGAAGTTATCACTAATTGCCCCATTTTTATTTGCACCTAAAGGAAAGGTTCAACCTGTACATATAAATGATGTGGTTGATGTTGTATTAAAAGGGGTGGAAAACAGACTGGATAACGGAATTATTGAGCTTTGCGGAAATAGAATTGTGTCTTACAAAGAACTTTTTCAGTTTGCTTTGGGATATATAGGAAGAAAAAGACCTGTTTTTGAGATGCCTCTTTCTGTATTGCAAATAATGGTTCCTTTTATGCAAATACTACCGGAGCCGCCTGTTACACAAGACCAGATTTATTTACTGAAAAAAGATAATGTATGCACAGGCAAACTAAAAACCCAGAAGGATATTTTAGGCTCTGTCCGAAATCCTTTTAAGTTTTAAATAAAATGTCTGAATTTTAAAAAATCTGACATCTAATCTGTATCGGATAGGAATATGATATAAATCATAAAATTCTCTCTAAAGGGCTTAAAATCTGAATTTTGTAATTGAGATAATATTGAGATTTTAAATTTGACAAAATTTAGAAAAATTAGTATTCTAATAACAGGTCTGTCCAAAGTAAAGGTTTCTTGGAAACTGAATATGTTGATTTTCAAGGATTATAGAGGGTCTCTTGAAACTCACCCGTTTGATGAGGGTATTGCGACCAAAACAAACCTTTTTCTGAGTCGTACCCAATCTCACTTGAAACTCACCCGTTTGATGAGGGTATTGCGACTCTTTCTTCGTCAACAATCCAATCTTCTGCTATTCTTGAAACTCACCCGTTTGATGAGGGTATTGCGACTTTCTTCATAACTTGTATTATCTACAAGTCCAAGCTGTTCATCTTGAAACTCACCCGTTTGATGAGGGTATTGCGACAAATGAATTGACGTGCAGTGTAAGTTCTCAACTCTACTTGAAACTTACCCGTTTGATGAGGGTATTGCGACTTCTCAATTAATTCCTTAGAGTGATAATCATAAATTCTCACTTGAAACTTACCCGTTTGATGAGGGTATTGCGACTCAATATCTTTTATTTGTTCGGGTTTGATAAAATCTGCCACTTGAAACTTACCCGTTTGATGAGGATATTGCGACCTATCATCTCTATCCTCCTTTAAAGTAATCTTTTTAAGACTTGAAACTTACCCGTTTGATGAGGGTATTGCGACACTATATAAAATAATTGATAAAACAAAACTCATTGTTACTTGAAACTTACCCGTTTGATGAGGGTATTGCGACATAGTTCTTTAGCTTCTTCTTCTGTTTTTGCAATTACGAACTTGAAACTCACCCGTTTGATGAGGGTATTGCGATGACCGGTTATGAAAACTTTTGATTAATTAATTTGGGATAATTTTGAAGGGGAAAAGTCAATTTGATTATTGAAAGTTCTTAAAGGTGCTTTTGTTGCGTTTTCTCTGTTGCAAAATCTGATAGTATTTATTTTTTTGACTTGAAACTAAAATACCCCCCCCTCCCAAATGCTAAGTAACCGTTCAAATACAAAAGCTCATATCAAAGAAAAAACTTTATATAGCAGCTCCTTTTAATACATCC is a window from the Persephonella sp. genome containing:
- a CDS encoding diguanylate cyclase, with translation MAENKLHCKFYEKLKKSNKLDHEDIKLLMNIVRKELSFLIKHNIPPVPKNYEKWFYIFCALAESHKELDDLEIIGIYKDTYDDDYKKIDTSSEEGISENIANKLRDVAEKFDETLKEVINNIDDYQDKLDSHADKLEQTKERVTLENINEAVMEILDELKQLRAENSKLKNELKAYHSEVISLKEELSVAKKEASIDFLTGLVNRRRFERALEDAIRDRKKRGYPSALIFVDIDNFKQINDKYGHINGDLVLKELATIFRFYLRANTVIGRLGGEEFAILLPGTELDDAVKVAERLRKIIENREIKINHGETKKIKITASFGVTDVRPDDTVEILLNRADEAMYEAKKSGKNQVKVK
- a CDS encoding NAD(P)H-binding protein → MKILLTGSTGFVGSYILDSLEGRYELILPVRNREKVKKGIPNATIIQFEEPLSQIVIEYQPDIVINTLGILIENKKVTFEKVHVEYVRQLVEGSVKSSVKKFIHISALGADKNSKSRYAQTKAEAEEIIINSGLNYLILRPSIILGKGQKLFDDLRKLSLIAPFLFAPKGKVQPVHINDVVDVVLKGVENRLDNGIIELCGNRIVSYKELFQFALGYIGRKRPVFEMPLSVLQIMVPFMQILPEPPVTQDQIYLLKKDNVCTGKLKTQKDILGSVRNPFKF